In Candidatus Methylomirabilota bacterium, the following proteins share a genomic window:
- a CDS encoding Hpt domain-containing protein encodes MAAEPVDLAAARRWVGGDRALLLELVGIFVSEASPRMGELRDALATQNAKELERVAHSLKGSASILGASGLRQHCAELELAAAAKRFEVAPDLLVRIDAELGRVVAFFRDPAWQSRAGEP; translated from the coding sequence ATGGCCGCGGAGCCCGTGGACCTCGCCGCGGCGCGCCGCTGGGTCGGCGGCGATCGGGCTCTCCTGCTCGAGCTCGTCGGGATCTTCGTCAGCGAGGCCTCCCCGCGGATGGGCGAGCTCCGCGACGCGCTCGCGACGCAGAACGCGAAGGAGCTCGAGCGCGTGGCCCACAGCCTCAAGGGCTCGGCGAGCATCCTCGGGGCGAGCGGCCTCCGCCAGCACTGCGCCGAGCTCGAGCTCGCCGCCGCCGCGAAGCGCTTCGAGGTGGCCCCCGACCTCCTCGTGCGGATCGACGCGGAGCTCGGCCGGGTCGTCGCCTTCTTCCGCGATCCGGCATGGCAGAGCCGCGCGGGTGAGCCGTGA
- a CDS encoding response regulator transcription factor: MRVLIVDDEPVLRRLLETSLTTWGYEVIAAPGGAEAWEILKADDAPSLAILDWTMPGVDGLEVCRRVRALEKPTKPYLIFVTAKARTVDIVTGLSAGADDYIIKPFNRDELRARIQVGVRMLDLQATLAERVRELEEALARVKQLQGLLPICSYCKKVRDDRNYWQQVETYIEGHSDAQFTHGICPECRQKYVEPELERLRRKRREGG, from the coding sequence GTGAGGGTCCTGATCGTCGACGACGAGCCCGTCCTGCGCCGGCTCCTCGAGACGTCGCTGACGACCTGGGGCTACGAGGTGATCGCCGCCCCGGGCGGGGCCGAGGCCTGGGAGATCCTCAAGGCCGACGATGCCCCCTCGCTCGCGATCCTCGACTGGACGATGCCGGGCGTGGACGGCCTGGAGGTCTGCCGGCGCGTGCGCGCGCTCGAGAAGCCCACGAAGCCCTACCTCATCTTCGTCACCGCGAAGGCGCGGACCGTCGACATCGTCACGGGCCTCAGCGCGGGCGCCGACGACTACATCATCAAGCCTTTCAACCGCGACGAGCTGCGCGCGCGGATCCAGGTCGGCGTGCGGATGCTCGACCTCCAGGCGACCCTGGCCGAGCGCGTGCGCGAGCTGGAGGAGGCGCTCGCGCGCGTCAAGCAGCTGCAGGGCCTCCTCCCGATCTGCTCCTACTGCAAGAAGGTCCGCGACGACCGGAACTACTGGCAGCAGGTCGAGACCTACATCGAGGGCCACTCGGACGCGCAGTTCACCCACGGCATCTGCCCGGAGTGCCGCCAGAAGTACGTCGAGCCGGAGCTCGAGCGCCTGCGCCGGAAGCGGCGCGAGGGCGGGTAA
- a CDS encoding pirin family protein codes for MITVRKAGDRGGGDHGWLDTRHTFSFADYYDAAQMGFRGLRVINEDRVQPGRGFPTHGHRDMEILSYVLAGALEHEDSMGTGSVIRPGDVQRMSAGTGVMHSEFNPSRTEPVHFLQIWILPGTRGLDPSYEQKPFPEAEKRGRLRLIASRDGRDGSVTIHHDASVYAAVLAPGERVALALADGRHAWVQVARGAVTLNGEALGAGDGAALSREPALTLVAVERAEVLVFDLG; via the coding sequence ATGATCACGGTCAGGAAGGCCGGGGATCGCGGCGGCGGGGACCACGGCTGGCTCGACACGCGCCACACGTTCTCGTTCGCCGACTACTACGACGCGGCCCAGATGGGCTTCCGCGGGCTGCGCGTCATCAACGAGGACCGCGTCCAGCCCGGCCGGGGCTTTCCCACCCACGGCCATCGGGACATGGAGATCCTCTCGTACGTCCTCGCGGGCGCCCTCGAGCACGAGGACAGCATGGGGACGGGCTCCGTCATCCGGCCGGGCGACGTCCAGCGCATGAGCGCCGGCACCGGCGTGATGCACAGTGAGTTCAACCCCTCGCGCACGGAGCCCGTCCACTTCCTGCAAATCTGGATCCTGCCGGGCACGCGCGGCCTCGATCCGAGCTACGAGCAGAAGCCCTTCCCCGAGGCGGAAAAGCGGGGCCGGCTCCGGTTGATCGCCTCGCGCGACGGGCGGGACGGCTCCGTGACGATCCACCACGACGCCAGCGTCTACGCGGCGGTCCTGGCGCCTGGCGAGCGCGTCGCCCTGGCACTCGCGGACGGGCGCCACGCGTGGGTGCAGGTCGCGCGGGGCGCGGTCACGCTGAACGGCGAGGCGCTCGGCGCGGGCGACGGCGCCGCCCTGAGCCGCGAGCCCGCGCTGACGCTCGTGGCCGTGGAGCGGGCGGAGGTGCTGGTCTTCGACCTCGGCTGA
- a CDS encoding patatin-like phospholipase family protein has protein sequence MKLEMGDLLQRAMGFWRPRRQPRHALALAGGGVIGGMYEVGAVSALEERLTGEGGFHIYIGCSAGAVVASLLANGVRASEIFRVVDQDLDDPLNFRRNAVYAPDSFRHAAGRFGRLVWAVGKNAVRGWRGSVPDMLAHAERDLPAGFFSLEALERFMRRAFESRGLRNAFGELERTLLIPAIELERAQRVVFGRDELRGVPISQAVAASSAIPGFFEPYEINGRDYVDGGVGFSGHADLAAEEGASVVIVVNPLVPNYEQGATPLRSRGLYAIMEQAGRIYSQNLLQLGLAALRVKYPRTEFCLIQPSQADAPMFGPSMGFEASRAALRFGYESTRAWLEGEGGMLLRRLQTELPVAAG, from the coding sequence ATGAAGCTCGAGATGGGAGACTTGCTGCAGCGCGCGATGGGCTTCTGGCGCCCCCGGCGTCAGCCCCGGCACGCGCTCGCGCTCGCCGGCGGGGGTGTCATCGGCGGGATGTACGAGGTCGGCGCCGTCTCGGCCCTCGAGGAACGGCTCACCGGCGAGGGCGGCTTCCACATCTACATCGGCTGCAGCGCGGGCGCGGTCGTCGCCTCGCTCCTCGCCAACGGCGTGCGCGCCTCGGAGATCTTCCGCGTCGTCGATCAGGACCTCGACGACCCGCTGAACTTCCGCCGGAACGCCGTGTACGCGCCCGACTCGTTCCGCCACGCCGCGGGACGGTTCGGGCGGCTCGTCTGGGCCGTGGGCAAGAACGCGGTGCGGGGCTGGCGCGGCTCGGTCCCCGACATGCTCGCCCACGCCGAGCGCGACCTGCCCGCCGGCTTCTTCTCGCTCGAGGCGCTCGAGCGGTTCATGCGCCGGGCCTTCGAGTCGCGCGGCCTCCGGAACGCCTTCGGCGAGCTCGAGCGCACGCTCCTCATCCCGGCCATCGAGCTCGAGCGCGCCCAGCGCGTGGTTTTCGGCCGGGACGAGCTCCGCGGCGTGCCGATCAGCCAGGCCGTCGCCGCCTCGTCGGCGATCCCCGGCTTCTTCGAGCCCTACGAGATCAACGGCCGCGACTACGTGGACGGCGGCGTCGGCTTCAGCGGTCACGCCGACCTCGCCGCCGAGGAGGGCGCGAGCGTGGTCATCGTCGTCAACCCGCTCGTGCCGAACTACGAGCAGGGCGCGACGCCGCTCCGGAGCCGCGGTCTCTACGCGATCATGGAGCAGGCCGGCCGCATCTACAGCCAGAACCTCCTGCAGCTCGGCCTCGCGGCGCTCCGGGTGAAGTACCCACGGACCGAGTTCTGCCTGATCCAGCCCTCGCAGGCCGACGCGCCGATGTTCGGGCCGTCCATGGGCTTCGAGGCGAGCCGCGCCGCGCTCCGGTTCGGCTACGAGTCCACGCGCGCGTGGCTCGAGGGCGAGGGCGGCATGCTGCTCCGCCGGCTCCAGACCGAGCTCCCGGTCGCCGCGGGCTAG
- the sthA gene encoding Si-specific NAD(P)(+) transhydrogenase → MERYDLVVIGSGPAGEKGAAQAAYFGKRVAIVEKTFQVGGAGINTGTVPSKTLRESALYFSGLGQRGLYGVDYTIKQDLTVRDFMYREQEVVKALREVVRQNIERHRIDLIQGAARFEDPHTIAVEPTDADFVRRIQGDVVLIATGSAPTQPKNIPFEDERVYDSDEILQMRHLPRTLVVVGAGVIGCEYTTIFAALGIHVTLVDGRDRLLAFLDAETADRLRMQMELLGVDVRLRDGVTRVDARPDVVNLDLKSGDRLAVDAVLFAAGRVGNTRGLALEKAGVDVNDRGLIPVNEHYQTAVAHVYAAGDVIGFPALAATSMEQARVAMCHAFDLKYKTRVAPIFPLAVYTIPEVAMVGETEESCREKGIDHCVGRAAYRTNARGQITGDLSGQVKLVFRYPDKTLLGVHVIGESASELVHVGLMVLLAGGTIDTFINAVFNYPTLGDAYKYAAYDGLGAVQRRAAGG, encoded by the coding sequence ATGGAACGCTACGACCTCGTCGTCATCGGGTCCGGACCGGCGGGCGAGAAGGGCGCCGCGCAGGCGGCGTACTTCGGCAAGCGCGTCGCGATCGTCGAGAAGACGTTCCAGGTCGGCGGCGCCGGCATCAACACGGGCACCGTCCCCTCCAAGACCCTCCGCGAGAGCGCGCTCTACTTCTCGGGCCTCGGCCAGCGCGGCCTCTACGGCGTGGACTACACGATCAAGCAGGACCTGACGGTGCGTGACTTCATGTACCGCGAGCAGGAGGTCGTGAAGGCGCTGCGCGAGGTCGTCCGGCAGAACATCGAGCGCCACCGGATCGACCTGATCCAGGGCGCCGCGCGCTTCGAGGACCCGCACACGATCGCGGTCGAGCCGACGGACGCCGACTTCGTGCGCCGGATCCAGGGCGACGTCGTGCTGATCGCCACGGGCTCGGCGCCGACCCAGCCGAAGAACATTCCCTTCGAGGACGAGCGCGTCTACGACAGCGACGAGATCCTCCAGATGCGGCACCTGCCGCGGACGCTCGTCGTCGTCGGCGCCGGCGTGATCGGCTGCGAGTACACGACCATCTTCGCGGCGCTCGGCATCCACGTCACGCTCGTCGACGGGCGTGACCGCCTCCTCGCCTTCCTCGACGCCGAGACCGCCGACCGGCTCCGGATGCAGATGGAGCTGCTCGGCGTGGACGTGCGGCTCCGCGACGGGGTGACGCGCGTGGACGCCCGGCCGGACGTCGTGAACCTCGACCTCAAGAGCGGCGACCGCCTCGCGGTGGACGCGGTCCTCTTCGCCGCGGGGCGCGTCGGCAACACGCGGGGGCTCGCCCTCGAGAAGGCCGGGGTCGACGTGAACGACCGCGGCCTCATCCCGGTGAACGAGCACTACCAGACCGCGGTCGCGCACGTCTACGCGGCGGGCGACGTGATCGGCTTCCCGGCTCTCGCCGCGACGTCCATGGAGCAGGCCCGCGTCGCGATGTGCCACGCCTTCGACCTCAAGTACAAGACGCGCGTCGCGCCGATCTTCCCGCTCGCCGTGTACACGATCCCCGAGGTCGCGATGGTCGGGGAGACGGAGGAGTCGTGCCGCGAGAAGGGCATCGACCACTGCGTCGGGCGCGCCGCCTACCGGACGAACGCGCGCGGCCAGATCACCGGCGACCTCAGCGGCCAGGTCAAGCTCGTCTTCCGCTACCCCGACAAGACGCTCCTCGGCGTCCACGTCATCGGCGAGTCGGCCTCGGAGCTGGTGCACGTCGGGCTCATGGTGCTGCTGGCCGGCGGGACGATCGACACCTTCATCAACGCGGTCTTCAACTACCCGACGCTCGGCGACGCGTACAAGTACGCGGCGTACGACGGGCTCGGCGCGGTGCAGCGGCGCGCGGCGGGCGGCTAG